CGTTGTTTGTAATCTTCCGTTAGATACTTCTCCAAACTATAGGCAGGGGGTAAATATGGAATTGCCGAATCAGAAAACTCGCGGTAAGCAGCCAAACCTTTTCTTGAAATTAGATTCACATAGCGACGAGGAGGATTGGCCGCAACCACATTGCATTTTTTTTCTTTCGCAATCAAAACTAACGGCAAGTAGTCGGTTTTAAACGATTTCCAATGAGAAATAGAAGAAAGAAAATGGGATTCGGTAATAGTTCCTTTCAAGAACTCATTGACAATATTTTGCCCGTCTTGCTCTAACATTTCCAAGGATAGAGAAGTTGGCTCTAGGTCAGAGATTTCCTTAAACAAAGTCTCATAAAAACGATGGAGATCTTGGTTGTCATGTTCTTCCCCAAAAACAATGACATTGTATTTGGGAGATTCTTTCAGAATATCGGAAATGGATACCGTTTCTGCCGTGGATGTTCGTATAATTTGTACGGATGAAGTTACACCCTCAGCAGAAATTTCAAAGCCAACGAAAAAAAGGTAAAAAGAAAAAAGAAATGGATTAAAGAAGGTTTTCAATGGCTTGTTTTAACTCCGCAGAATCCGGTTTGGTTCCCGATGGAAATCGCCCAGCAACATTCCCATTTTTATCGATAAGGAATTTTTCGAAGTTCCACTTCACATCCCCTTTTTCTTTTGCATTCTCTGTTAAAAATTGATAAATGGGATCTTTATCATTTCCCAACACTTTTGTTTTTTTCATCAGATCAAAACTAACCCCAAAGTTTAACTTACAAAACTCGGCAATTTGGGATTCGGTTCCAGGTTCTTGGCCACCAAAATCATTCGAAGGAAACCCTATGACTTTTAACCCTTTGTCTTTATAAGATTGGTGAATTTTTTCAAGACCTTCATATTGTGGCGTATAACCACATTTAGACGCAACGTTGACTACTAAGACAGGATGTCCTTTGTAGTCAGAAAGGGAAACATCCTTTCCTTGGATGGATACAGATTTTAAATCGTGGAATGACATCTTTTTTCCTCCAGCATAGATATGGAAACCGATAAAGAGAAAAATGGCAAACAAAACTTTTCTTTGCATGGAACCCCCCTGTTTCATGTTTAGACTATGTCTGCATTGTTTTTCGCTGTTCTTTCCGAGGCCAAACCTTGGATCACTAAACTACAAGCGAAACCCATGTCACATTCGGGTAAATTTCGAATTTTTCAAAAAGAAAATCATTATATCATTATTTCTGGAACAGGCAAACTTTCGATGGCTTTGGCAGTTTCCGAATTTGCCCATATCATTCCTAAACCAGATCGAAACCAAATGAAAATTTGGAATTTAGGAATTGCAGGTTCAGCCAAAAGCGAATTCTCGTTAGGTGATTTTTTTTGGATACATAAAATCACCGACGCAGCAACAAAAAGAGATTTTTATCCTGATCGAGTTGAAAAATCGGTATTCACAAAAGAGACAACTCTAACTACATATGACAGGCCTATAACCAAAAACAAGGCTTCTGATCAGTTTTTATCTCTCTCCCAAGAAGAGTTAGAAAATACCCAACTGATTGATATGGAAGGGTCCGGTTTTTTTGAAGCGGCCTCTTTATACTTTCCATTGGAGAATATTTCTCTTGGAAAATTGGTATCAGATCATCTGGAAGGAAATTTTTGTAAGGCAGAAACTGTAGAATCCATGATGGCAGAGACGATAGAAGTACTATTCAATGAATGGATTTCCCCACTTCCTTGGATCGGAATTGATTCTATTGATACTTTCGATTGGCCATTGGTTGAATCATTCATCCAAAACCTTCGCTTAACAGAAACCATGAAACATGATTTAAAAAAATCGATTCGTTTTTTCCGATTACGAAATCCAAAAATAAATCTTCCTTTTCCAGATGAATCTCTTAAAATCCTTTTAAAATCCAAATCTGATCTAAAAGAATATTTTGAACAATGGAGAAAGTCGCTTCATGTTTAAGGCATTCTCTCATATATATATTGAAGATGGGATTCGAGAACATTGGAGAACCAAAGAAATATTAAAACGTTTTCCAAGTGCTATCCCCATTTCCATCAGACATTACAAAGATAGTTTTAATCGAAATTCCCAAAACTTTCGGATTCAAAAAGAAACACCTAAGTTGATTTTAGCTGAAAAAAAAGAACATTTTCTTTATCCAGGAAGTGATTTTTCACCTAACTTCTCTCATCCGCATTTTTATTATAATACGATTGCTCTCAACTGTATTTACGACTGCGAATATTGTTACCTACAGGGGATGTTTCCTTCCGCCAATCTCGTGTTATTTGTCAATTGGGAAGATTTTTTTGATGCTACAAAAGAATTTATAGAAAAAAACCAATCTCTCTATTTGGCTTTGTCTTACGATACTGATCTGTTGGCCTTGGAGTCATTTTTCCCAGCCACCAAAGCCTGGTTAGAATTTGCTGCGACCGAACCAAGATTAAGTTTAGAAATTCGCACAAAGTCAACCAACTACACTCAAATTGCCAAATTCACTCCCAATCCAAATGTGATTCTAGCTTGGACCATCAGTCCGCAAGCGGTCATTGAAACGATAGAACATGGTACTCCACCACTCCCTGCAAGAATCAAGGTGATCAACCAAGCAATCCAAGACGGTTGGAAAGTTCGAATTTGTATCGATCCGATCCTAAGGGTTCCAAATTGGCAAACCCATTACCAATCGTTAGCCGATACATTAGGGAAAGAACTAAAGATAGATGGCCTTGTTGACATTAGTATTGGTGGATTTAGAATGAATATTGATTTTCTAAAGCGAATGATGGATGTAAGAAAGGACTCTTCCATTTTATTTCATGCTTTTGAAAAAAAAGATAAAATTGTTTCCTATTCAAATTCAGAAACGGAAGAAATTTTAGAATTTATGTCAGCAGCACTTCGCCAATATGTTTCTCCTTCAGAAATAAAAGTAAGTTATACCTGAATTTTTCCTTTTCTTTTCTGTCACTACTTCTTAACCTTAGTGCCTACCTATGAAGAAAAGATTCATTTTAATATTCCTCTTTTGTATGTTCTTTGGATTCTCCACCTGTGCGGAAGTCAATCGCAACAAACCAATTGCAAAGGAAGGAAAGATGGATTTGTCCTCATGGGACTTTTCGAAAGATGGAAACATAACTCTCGATGGAGAATGGGAATTTTATTGGAAACAAACGAACCAAGGCATTCAGTTTGATGCTGAATTGGGAAGAGAACCTAAGTACATATACCAAACAGTGCCTTCCAATTGGAAAGGTGTAGATTGGTTTGGTGAAACTCTTGGTGGTTTTGGTTATGCGACATATAAATTAAAAGTTTTTTTCCCAGAAAACACACCCACCCTAGCCTTTCACAACTTAGATCTCTCCTCTGCTTATCGATTGTACATTAACGGCAAACTGGTGGTCGAACAAGGAAGTTTTGGCATCAACCCCAACTACTTTGAACCTTCCTATAAATCGGTTCTTTTGGATTTAGAACCCTTGTCAGGCGAAACTGAAATCGTATATGAAATTTCCAATTTCCATTATTCTAAAGGTGGATTTTGGGAAAGTATGGAAATTGGCGAAAGACGGATGTTATATGACAAAGTCAACAAAAGTTACCAGATTACCTCCTTTCTTGCTGGTAGTATTTTCCTTTGGGCTTTGTACCACTTGGGACTTTTTGTCATGCGTAGACAAGACAAAGCAAGCCTATTCATTTCGTTATTCAGTTTGCTCATTGTTATGCGACTATTAACAATTGGCGAAAGAAATATATTAAATATTTTCCCAAACATGCCAATGGATTTTCTTATCCGATTGGAGTTTGCAACCATTTACATTGCGACCATTGTTTTTGCTTATTTTTACCGTTTGGTATTTCCCAATACTGTGGGAAAAAAAACTATGTGGGTTTTGAATGTTCTCATCACACCATTTCTTGTATCCTTATTTTTACCGGTGGCAACCTTCAGTGCCCAAATCCATTATTTCCAAATTTTTTTGATTTTAGTCTGCGTTCGAATTACCATTGCCATCATCATGGCGTACCGATCGGACACTGTAGGTGCCGGCCTTTCTCTAATCGGTTTTAGTTTTGTATTTGGAACTGTGGTCCATGACATTCTTTACCAAAACAATGTCATCAATACAATGAATATAACACCTTTTGGGTTTTTAGGATTTATTTTATTCCAAGGGTATATTCTTTCTTATGGATTTACGAGGGCATATCTTTCTATCGAAAAACTAAAAGAAAAATTAGAGGTATCCAACAAAGAGCTCAATATCTTAAAAGAAGGACTAGAAGATATTGTTGTAGAAAGAACACATGAATTAGAAAATTCGAAGGCAAATATTGAAAGGCTAAACGAATTTGCAAAAACCTTAAACACCTCTCTTGAACTAGATAGTATTCTTACAAAAGCTTTCGATTATTTAAATGAAGAAGTATTTTGTGATTCCATGATTTTACTACTTGTGGATGCAGAAAACTCAAAACTCACTTATCATAAATCTGTTTTTTCCTCTAACTCCGGTCGACTGCTTGAATCAAAGTTAAACGGAATGAGTTTTGCCTTGGATCCTAGCGCAGGAATTTTTTATCACGTTTACAAAAGAAATCGTCCGTTCAGATTTGCAAAAGTCTGGGAATCACGTCTTACTGAATCCAATCAGCAATTCCTCCAAATGGTGGGAAAACACCCAGGAATGATCATCCCACTCAGTTCACAAGGAAAAGTCATCGCCATGTTGGCCCTCTTTAGTGAACAAAAAGGCAGAAATTTTTCTAGATCTCAACTCCAGTTAGTCGAAAACACGGCAGAAAATATTGCTACTGCCGTTACCAATTCCATCCTCGTTGAAGAAATGAATCGAGAAAAATTCATTGCCGAAAACTCACGAATGCAAATGGAAAATGCAAAAAATGAGGTAGTTAAGTTAAACGAATTTACTAAAAAGATCAACTCCGAATCCAGTCTTTCACAAATTATAGAAGAGATGTTTAACTACATTCTAAAAACTTTTGAAATTGAAGCAACACTCCTCCAACTCATTGATTCTAAAAAAAATGAACTTTATACTTATAACACAACAATTCCTACTTATGCAACCAAAGAGCAGTTGTTATTTGCAAAATCAATTAGGGTTCCATTAAACGAAAAAGGTGGGATCATTTATAAAACTTATCTTAGAAAAAAAGCTTTATTTGTTCCCAAACCCCCGAAACGATACGAATCCGAATTGGATGAACAGATTTTTTCACAACTAAGTCTTACTTCTTTCGTAGCAGTTCCACTTGTGGTTCAAAACGAAGTAATCGGTATGGCTTATTTCACCTCTTTCCAAAAACCGTTGGAAGTTACAAGAGAAGTCCTTCGTCGAATTTCAGGATTTTGTGATCAAATTGCGGGTGCCATTCAAAACTCTTTATTGTTACAAATTACAGAAGAAGAACGCAAAAAATCAGAACAAGCTAAGGCCGAAATTCAAAAAATGAATGAGTTTGCAAAAAACGTAAACTCACAAAACAATTTAGAAAACATCCTCGCAGAAATTTTTGGATTCATTCGAAAAAATTATAAGATCGAGCACTGTGTTCTTTATTTTTTAGACAAAGAATACAACGAATTTCGTTATTTAAATCACTCGGGATTTGATCTATTAGTGGATGAAAATATAAACTATTTCAAATCTCTTCGGTTCCCTCTCCGAGAAGAAAGCGGATTCATTTACAAATGTTATAAACGCAAACGCCATTTTTATATGAAACATGTCCCCAAGTCGCTTCCGTTTGCCATTGACAAACAAATTACAGAAAGATCGGGAATGAATGGGTTTTTAATCTCTCCTCTTGTTAACAATGATGAAGTAGTTGCGATGGCTGTTTATGGAATTAGCGATGAAAATATTCAGTTGAATAAAGATGAAGTAAATTCCATTGTAGGTGTTTCGGAACACATTGCCAGTGCCATCAACAATCACTTTTTATTGAAAAAAATTGAAGAAGAAAAACAAAGATCTGATTCTCTTTTATTAAACATCCTTCCTAAAAACGTAGCAGAGGAATTACAAAAAAAAGGCAGGGTCAACCCTGTTGAATTTGAAAACGTAACCTTACTTTTGACTAGTTTTCCCGGATTTTCGCAAATCACAGGGCAACTCACTCCAGAAGAACTCATCGAAGGATTGGATTTATATTTTTCTCGTTTTGATGAAATCATCAAAGCACAAGGGATGGAAAAACTGAGGATGACTGGAGATATGTATTTGGCAGCAGGAGGTCTTCCCGTTGGAAACTTCACTCATGCTGTAGATGCTTGTCTTGCCGCCTTACAAATCAAAGATGAAGTGATGCGAATGATCGAGGATTTTAAAGACATTCCATTTCGTCCGAATGGAATTACCATTGCAATCCATTCAGGTCCCGTAGTTGCGGGAGTCATCGGAAAATCAAAGTTCAATTATGATGTTTGGGGAAAAACGGTGACACAAACCCAGGCAATTCGAAGAGGAGGTGTTGGGGTTCCAATCAATATCTCTCAAGAAACTATGGATAAAGTAAAACGACTCTTCCATATTGGGAACCAAAGACAAATCAATACATATGAAGGTGATCAAGTTCCCATTTATGAATTGTTATCTTTAAAACCTGATTTATCTGATGATGCGGGATCAACGCCAAATGAAAAATTTGGAAGATTATATACGCAACAAAAACGGGGAGCAAAGATTCTAATCAAATGATCTATGCCCTTGTTGCCATCGCAATTCTTTTTGTAGGTATTCTTTACGGAATGTTTTCATTATACAAACAAAAAGAAGACAAAGAAAATACAATCATCCTCTACCAAGCTGAGGTTAAATTACTAAAAGAAGATTTAGAAAAAAAAGAAAAAGAACTCATCAACACAAAATCAATCTCAGAAGAATTCTCAGACAAACTCGTTGACTCATACACTCAGTTATCTGACTTAGATGGACTCTTAAGAGAAATCAATTCTGCCTCGGATCTAAAAGATATTCTCAAAATTTTAGGTCGTTACATTCGAGAAAAATTCAAAGTCCCTCACTATTTATTATATGTATACAAAGAAGAATTAGAAACCCTCGAGTTTTTCCATAGCAATTTTCCAGAAGAACTCACTGACAAAGTAAAAGAAGAAATTATGGAAAGAAAAATTCCAGTTTCTGACTCATATGTTACTATGTACGCACATGCTTACGTTCGAAAACGCAAACGAAGTTTCTATATTCAAGATTTTGAATCTTACAAAACAGAAGGAGTCGAACTTGCAAATAAACAGTCCGCAAACCTCAAATCACTTCTCATCGTACCACTATATTTACGAAACAAATTCATCGGAACACTTGATTTATTAGATTATTCAGGGAATTTTGGACTAACCGATCAACAACTAAACCAAATCAAAATCATCGCTGATTACATTGCAGGTACAATTGAAACGGGTTATCTACTCAATGAACTCAAAGAAGGTAACATCACCATTCAAAGAGAAAAGGAAAACATTGAATCCAACCGACTAAAATTAGAAAACTTACATCGATTCAACCGAAGGATCAATTCGTTTTCACAAATTGAAGACATTGTTAGAGAAGTTTTTTCGTATCTTAAAATCAACCATCGAGTAGAGTTAGGTTTTATTTTACTCGTTGATCCAAAAACAAATTCACTTGTTCCCCTTATGGAAGGTGCGGAAGTTTTTAACAAAGGACTTCTTGTTACCAATTTTCTTAGAACATTTCGACCAACTCTTTCACCAAACATAGGTTCTCTTTTTAGAACTTATCAAAAACAAAAACCCGTTTACTTAAAAAAATCCATAAAGTGGAAACAACTTACAAACATAGACACATCCATTGTGGATAGTTTTAAACTGGAACTGTTTGGGCAGATCCCACTAGTAGTCCAAGGTCAAACTATTGGGATCATTTGTGTCACTCGTCTCACAAGAGAACAAGACTGGACCAAAGATGAATTTGCAGAAATTATTTCTTTCTGTGAACAGGTTGCTGGAGCAATTCACAATGCAAATCTTAGGCGCGATTTAGAAAAAGAACGTGAAAAAACACTTCATTTCATTCGAAATATTTTGCCGGGAGATTTAGCGGATGAATTGATTGAACGGGGCGAAGTGGTTCCGATGGAATATGAATCGGTAAGTATTCTTTTTACGGATTTTAAAAATTTTACATTAGCTGCTGAATCACTTTCTCCGGAAGATCTAATTGAACAATTGGATGGCTGTTTTTCTCAGTTTGATGATATTGCGGTCCGTCATAATTTTGAAAAACTAAAAACCATTGGTGACTCTTATATGGCTGCCGGTGGAATCCCACAGGGTAATTTCACTCATCCCGTGGATGCTTGCCTTTTTGCAATGGAAATCAAATCCTTTATGACACAAATCAAATCATTCAAACAGATGTTAGGTCAGGACTTTTGGGAAATTAGAATTGGAATCCATACTGGTCCTGTGGTAGCTGGTGTTGTGGGAAAAACCAAATTTGCTTACGATGTTTGGGGGGATACAGTGAACATTGCAAGTCGTATGGAAAGCTCTGGTGATGCAGGTGAAATTAACCTTTCAGAAACCACATACGATAAAGTGAAACGTTTCTTTGAATGCGAATATAGAGGAAAGGTAAAAGCCAAAAACAAAGGTGAACTCGGAATGTATTTTTTAAAACGACTTCGTCCAGAATTTTCGAGAGATCTGGAAGGGATGGTCCCGAACCAAATCTTTTTGGATTTATATAAAAATTTGCAAATCGGTGCCAAAATCATCTACAGACAGACTGGCTCCTAATTTAACTTCCTCCTCCCGAAGAACAGATCCTCCACTGCTACCGCTTCCGGAACCAGATCCAGAACTAGAGTTTCCACCACCTTTGTTTCCTGAACCGCTACTGGAAAAACTTCTATATCTCGTCGTCGAAGAGCTGCTAGTGGAAGGGACGGGACATTTATCGTAACAAATTTTATACATCGCTACACAAGCGATGGTAGTTGCGGTAGCATTGTCCAGCTGTGGTGCAACAGCCAACGCACAGACATATTGTTCGCGTACACATCGGTCCAGACACTCAGACCTTGTCTCAAAATTTTTTGAATTAGAGCATCCGTAAAATCCCAATACAAGTGCAAAACCCAAAAACCAAACTTTTGACATGTGACGGTTCATACCGAAAGCATCGCATGACTTCCTTTGTCCTCCAATGGAGGATATCCGCAAATGTGGATACTACCTAAGAAACTCGCTTGCACATCTAAGGACCAATTACAAAATTAAGATAGAATTATGGACACTCGTAAGGTAAGAATTCTTTTTTTAGCTTTTTATGTTCTATCGTTGATCGTTTGGATTGCTGAAGAAATTTTCACCTTAACAAACCCACCGGAATACTTTGATCGTTTTCGGATCGTCATTGCAACAGTGGAATCCTTTATTGCAATTTCATCCTTCCTTGTAGTCTTTATTCTTTACAAAGAATTAAAAGCAGAAGCGGATGAAAACATACACGCCAAGTCTCAAATCAATGACCTCAAACGTACCAATCGCATCCTCAAAAATCCAGAGATGGGTTTTTGGGCAGAGGCCAAAGCCCAGATGGTAGAATGGAAATTGTCAGATGCGGAAACTGAAATCGCAATCCTTCTACTTCGTGGATTTTCTCAAAAACAAATTGCCGCTGTTCGAAAAAAAAGCCTTCGCACTATCGAAAACCAGACAGCATCCATCTATGAAAAATCTTCAATGCGGGGTAAATTGGAATTTATTTCTTATTTTCTGACTCCCCTGTTGCCGGAGGAAGAATAAACAAAAAACCTTGACCATTCCCCATTTCTTTGGTTTTTTATGGTTTGTTTTATGAAAAATCAGAAAATCCTTATCATCTCTATTTTTCTTTTGTTTTCTTCCTTACCTATTTTGTCTCAAACCTCACTTGAGGAGAGGGACAAACAAAGGCAATCAGGTCTTGTTTCTGCAAACCAAAAGAAACAAGAGGAGATTTTGCAAAAATACAATGACTTCGTTAGCCGTGTTCAGAACAAATTTCCCGGACTCAAAATCGCAAATTCTCCCGTCGACTTAAAACAAGCAGAAGGAATTTCTGAACACAATGCAGCACCAGGTGCTAAAGAAAAAAAATCAAAATCACTTTCTGCTATTGCTGGTGATAACTTTTTTTTACAACTAGAACCTTCCAATAGTCCATCCACACGATCGACCACAAAGGTGAAAAAAGGAGAATCTGTCGAAGTGGTAATGGTCTTAAAACAAGATGTAACTGCCAAAACAGAAAAACCACACTGGGTACTTGTAAGAACAAAATCAAAACAAGAAGGTTATATTACACAAGACTTACTTTCTCCAACCAAACCAGCGGTTAAATCAAGAAATACAGATGGATTGTCTTTAGATTTATCTTCTCTTTCCGGAAGAGTTGCAGAAACACCTAACACAAACTATTCGAATTCAAAAAAAGGAAAAGATATGTGGGTGGAAGCAAGTTCCCTTAATATGAGGGGAGAACCAGATGTAAATGCTTACGTTGTCGCACGATTACCTAAAGGTCAAAAAGTCAAAATTGAAACTTCCAGTAGTTCCGAAGAAACGATTGATGGCATTACTTCGCAGTGGCACCAGGTATCTTCCGCTTATGGCACAGGTTGGGTGTTTGGTGGGTATTTAAGTGCATCTGAAGTTGTCTCTTACGATGTACAACCGGGCGAAATCTCTTACCCACAAGAAAATCCAGATGAATTAAAAAATGGTGAAAAACGATTTGTTCGTTCCACTAGTCTAAGAATGCGAGATGAACCAAATGATTACGGTTCGGTTGTCACATCAATCCCTGGGGATGAAAAAATTAAAATCATCGATACAAAAAAAGAAATAGAAACCATTGGTGGAGTTAGATCCAGATGGATTTATATATCTTGGAATGATGAATGGGAAGGTTGGGTATTTGGAGGATTTGTTTCTAAGGAACGTGGACCTCTTGTCGACAGCGATGATATATCTAAATACTTTCAAATTCCTGTGGACAATGATCGCTATGTGTCTTCCAATTTTGGAACCAGAGTTGATCCTGTAACCGGAAAGGTTGGTGCTTTCCATTCAGGGATTGATTTACCTGCCTCCATTGGTACGCCGATAAAAGCAGTCAGCGATGGCAAAGTTTGGAGAACGATTACAACTAGCGGTGGTTATGGGATGCTGACTATCCTTAGTCATAAAAACAATATTTTCACCTACTATGCCCACCAAAATGAACGGCAAGTAAAAGAAGGTGACAGTGTCCGATCTGGGGATATCATTGGTCAGGTAGGAAACACTGGTAAATCAACCGGCCCACATTTACATTTTGAAGTTAGGAAAGGACCTGACCAACAAGCTTTGGATCCAGATGCTTATTTACCCAAATGAAACATAATTTTTTTACTTTCAGCATAGCCCTTCTATTCGTTTCTTTCGGATTTAGTTTTGCACAAGACAATCTAACCGAAACAAACACGATCACCTCAGTGGCGCCTGACATGGTGCAGATTTTATTAAAGGGAAATCCAAAAGATTTTGAAACTGCTATCACAAATGGTGGCGACATCAATGCCAGTGACGAATCAGGAAAAACTCTGTTAGTTCTAGCCGTTGAAAAAAACAAACCGAAACAATTTGAAATCCTTTTGAATCACGGAGCTGATTTAAACAGAAGAGATTTTTCCGGCAAAACATTGTTACACTACGTTGTCACATCTCGTTTCACAAACCAAATCAAAACCATTGTAGAAAAAGGTGCCGATCTAAACGCCTATGATGCAGACGGAAATACTGCCCTACATGTTGCGATACTTAAATCAAATCTCGCCGTACAAAAGTTACTAGTAGAAAGTAAAGCTGATGTAAATTTAAGAAACAATCCAAGGAAGTCCCCTCTTTATTTAGCTTTTGAAAAATCAAAATTAGATTCTATTACTTACCTCCTACAAAATGGTGCGGATATCAATCTCCCAGACTTAACAGGAAGAACTCCTGTATTTGTTTCCATTGACCAAAAAAATATAAAATTATTAAATCTAAGTTTGGATTCCAATGGGAACCCAAACACAGAAGATACAAAGTCCATCAGCCCCATTGTTTTTGCCATTGAAAAAGGATTCACACAGGGTGTGGAAGTTCTTTTGAACCGCGGTGCGAATATCAATACAAAAACACCCGAAGGTGAATCTCTGCTTTTTTATTCTGTAGAAAAGAAAAACCTGACAGTGACAAATTTGCTTCTCAAAAAAGGTTTGGATGTAGATTCCAAAAACTTAACTGGGAAAACTCTATTTGAAATCGCATTACAAAAAAACGACACCAATCTTTTGAAACTTGTTTTAGATGCAGGCGCGAATCCAAATCAGATTCTTTCCTCTAATAAAATCCCGCTCGAAGAATCTATTGAAACATCCAAATGGATTATCGCAGAAATATTAATACAAAAAAATGCCGATGTTTTAACACCAAACTCATCTGGATATTTACCCATTCATTTGGCCTCTAGAAAATCTGGATTAAAAATTGTAGAAGAATTAATTAAAAAAAACGTTCCCGTTGATGTTCAAAACCAGAGAACTGGAGAAACTGCACTTTCGTTGGCTCTAGAAAACAAACAACTAACAATCACTAAATTTCTTCTATCAAAAAAGGCCGACCCCAATCATAAACAAAAAGATGGATCAAGTCTTGTTTTTTCAGCCCTTGAAAGAAAAGATGCGGAAGGTTTCAAACTTTTGGTTTCCGCTGGTGCCAACCTACAAACACTCAATGAAGAAGGGGAAAATTTAATTACAACAGTTTGTAAGTTAGACATCGAAAAAAAGGATCAAAAATTTTCTGACGAAACTATCAAATTATTGATTAGCAAAGGTGTAAACCCTAACACAAAAAACAAACGAGGGTTAAGTGCTCTTCACATTGCGCTCAACCGAAATCGCACAGAAACAATGTCCCAACTCATTACATTAGGTGCTGATCCTAACCTAACAGATAATAACGGACTGACCGTATTACATAAGGCCATTCAAAAATTCTTATCTTCCAAAGATAACAACCAAACAGAAAACTATAAGAAACTAGTACTATTCCTAGTAGAAAGAAGAGCGAACTTAAACCAACAAGATAAATTAGGGAAAACTATACTTTCCGAACTAGCAATCCAGTTTGATCCTGGTAAAAGTGATTCCATTTTGGAATTGGCGAGGGTCTTCGTTTTAAATGGCGGAGATTCTAAACTAGAAGATAAATTGGGAAAGTCTCCTCTGGAATATGCGGAGGATAAAAAAATACCTGAACTGATTGAGATTTACCGCGGCCTTTAATGTCCATTCCTAAAAAAGACAATCGAATCAACATCTTTGACTTCGTGAATACTGTCCCTACAAAGACATTCAAA
This genomic stretch from Leptospira meyeri harbors:
- a CDS encoding ChaN family lipoprotein — translated: MKTFFNPFLFSFYLFFVGFEISAEGVTSSVQIIRTSTAETVSISDILKESPKYNVIVFGEEHDNQDLHRFYETLFKEISDLEPTSLSLEMLEQDGQNIVNEFLKGTITESHFLSSISHWKSFKTDYLPLVLIAKEKKCNVVAANPPRRYVNLISRKGLAAYREFSDSAIPYLPPAYSLEKYLTEDYKQRLTALFVGGHGVNHGPTSQYLVLGQATWDQGMAESISREFYKSGKKVVHLNGRFHSDRNGGVVHRLREMGLSVLVVSGFAKDREESQDFVKIADFVILTNVR
- a CDS encoding glutathione peroxidase; protein product: MKQGGSMQRKVLFAIFLFIGFHIYAGGKKMSFHDLKSVSIQGKDVSLSDYKGHPVLVVNVASKCGYTPQYEGLEKIHQSYKDKGLKVIGFPSNDFGGQEPGTESQIAEFCKLNFGVSFDLMKKTKVLGNDKDPIYQFLTENAKEKGDVKWNFEKFLIDKNGNVAGRFPSGTKPDSAELKQAIENLL
- a CDS encoding SPL family radical SAM protein; amino-acid sequence: MFKAFSHIYIEDGIREHWRTKEILKRFPSAIPISIRHYKDSFNRNSQNFRIQKETPKLILAEKKEHFLYPGSDFSPNFSHPHFYYNTIALNCIYDCEYCYLQGMFPSANLVLFVNWEDFFDATKEFIEKNQSLYLALSYDTDLLALESFFPATKAWLEFAATEPRLSLEIRTKSTNYTQIAKFTPNPNVILAWTISPQAVIETIEHGTPPLPARIKVINQAIQDGWKVRICIDPILRVPNWQTHYQSLADTLGKELKIDGLVDISIGGFRMNIDFLKRMMDVRKDSSILFHAFEKKDKIVSYSNSETEEILEFMSAALRQYVSPSEIKVSYT
- a CDS encoding adenylate/guanylate cyclase domain-containing protein → MKKRFILIFLFCMFFGFSTCAEVNRNKPIAKEGKMDLSSWDFSKDGNITLDGEWEFYWKQTNQGIQFDAELGREPKYIYQTVPSNWKGVDWFGETLGGFGYATYKLKVFFPENTPTLAFHNLDLSSAYRLYINGKLVVEQGSFGINPNYFEPSYKSVLLDLEPLSGETEIVYEISNFHYSKGGFWESMEIGERRMLYDKVNKSYQITSFLAGSIFLWALYHLGLFVMRRQDKASLFISLFSLLIVMRLLTIGERNILNIFPNMPMDFLIRLEFATIYIATIVFAYFYRLVFPNTVGKKTMWVLNVLITPFLVSLFLPVATFSAQIHYFQIFLILVCVRITIAIIMAYRSDTVGAGLSLIGFSFVFGTVVHDILYQNNVINTMNITPFGFLGFILFQGYILSYGFTRAYLSIEKLKEKLEVSNKELNILKEGLEDIVVERTHELENSKANIERLNEFAKTLNTSLELDSILTKAFDYLNEEVFCDSMILLLVDAENSKLTYHKSVFSSNSGRLLESKLNGMSFALDPSAGIFYHVYKRNRPFRFAKVWESRLTESNQQFLQMVGKHPGMIIPLSSQGKVIAMLALFSEQKGRNFSRSQLQLVENTAENIATAVTNSILVEEMNREKFIAENSRMQMENAKNEVVKLNEFTKKINSESSLSQIIEEMFNYILKTFEIEATLLQLIDSKKNELYTYNTTIPTYATKEQLLFAKSIRVPLNEKGGIIYKTYLRKKALFVPKPPKRYESELDEQIFSQLSLTSFVAVPLVVQNEVIGMAYFTSFQKPLEVTREVLRRISGFCDQIAGAIQNSLLLQITEEERKKSEQAKAEIQKMNEFAKNVNSQNNLENILAEIFGFIRKNYKIEHCVLYFLDKEYNEFRYLNHSGFDLLVDENINYFKSLRFPLREESGFIYKCYKRKRHFYMKHVPKSLPFAIDKQITERSGMNGFLISPLVNNDEVVAMAVYGISDENIQLNKDEVNSIVGVSEHIASAINNHFLLKKIEEEKQRSDSLLLNILPKNVAEELQKKGRVNPVEFENVTLLLTSFPGFSQITGQLTPEELIEGLDLYFSRFDEIIKAQGMEKLRMTGDMYLAAGGLPVGNFTHAVDACLAALQIKDEVMRMIEDFKDIPFRPNGITIAIHSGPVVAGVIGKSKFNYDVWGKTVTQTQAIRRGGVGVPINISQETMDKVKRLFHIGNQRQINTYEGDQVPIYELLSLKPDLSDDAGSTPNEKFGRLYTQQKRGAKILIK